One segment of Stomatobaculum sp. F0698 DNA contains the following:
- a CDS encoding LeuD/DmdB family oxidoreductase small subunit — MEEFQGKVWKLGDDIDTDIILPTEYLVFPTIAEMKPYAFSPLRPELAGKIEPGDIIVGGENFGCGSSREQAPEVVKALGVRAVIAKSFARIFFRNAINNGLLLIECRELPDEVCEGDTLTVTVGEKIHANGKDYKIAALPENLMEILNAGGLVKAMRKRNGLN, encoded by the coding sequence ATGGAAGAATTTCAGGGAAAAGTTTGGAAACTCGGAGATGATATCGATACCGACATCATACTCCCGACCGAATATCTGGTCTTTCCGACCATTGCGGAGATGAAGCCCTATGCGTTTTCGCCGCTCCGCCCCGAACTTGCCGGTAAAATAGAACCCGGCGATATTATTGTGGGCGGCGAGAACTTTGGCTGCGGTTCCTCGCGCGAACAGGCGCCGGAGGTCGTGAAGGCGCTCGGCGTGCGCGCGGTCATTGCGAAAAGTTTTGCGCGCATCTTCTTTCGGAATGCGATTAACAACGGCCTCCTCTTAATCGAGTGCCGGGAACTTCCCGACGAGGTGTGTGAGGGCGATACGCTTACGGTGACGGTCGGTGAAAAGATACACGCAAACGGCAAGGACTACAAAATCGCGGCACTGCCCGAAAATCTCATGGAGATCTTGAATGCGGGCGGACTGGTCAAGGCGATGCGGAAGAGAAATGGGCTTAACTGA
- a CDS encoding 3-isopropylmalate dehydratase large subunit encodes MKMTMIEKLIAAKVGHAVKPGDIVTVGADRVMLDDIMMPFIAAKFEEMGFQKLWDPEKVVIICDHLVPASQVDDIRAYKLSNEFAAKYGVPNLHRSDGICHQLMTEAGYVKPGDLVFGTDSHTTTYGCVGAFSTGIGYTEMAAVLGTGEIWLRVPETIRIEINGKLPANVMSKDVILRIIGDLTAAGATYRALEFTGDTVEAMSLSSRMTMANMGIEAGAKCALFAPDEKTAEYLGIELTEAERALAGDADAPCERVLRYRAEDFVPVMALPSNVDHVAPVKELVPVAVDQVFLGSCTNGRLEDLMAAAEVLKGKHIAPFVKLIVTPASRKIWEEAEANGTLAILSAAGAMITHPSCGLCCGRTGGILSDGERVVATNNRNFLGRMGSSKVEIYLASPKTAAASALAGKLTEATC; translated from the coding sequence ATGAAAATGACAATGATAGAAAAGCTGATTGCCGCAAAGGTCGGGCACGCGGTAAAGCCCGGCGACATTGTGACGGTCGGCGCGGACCGCGTGATGCTGGACGACATCATGATGCCCTTCATCGCGGCAAAATTTGAGGAGATGGGATTTCAAAAGCTTTGGGATCCCGAAAAAGTCGTGATTATCTGCGACCATCTGGTGCCGGCAAGTCAGGTTGACGATATCAGAGCCTACAAGCTCTCAAACGAGTTCGCGGCAAAGTACGGTGTCCCGAATTTGCACCGGAGCGACGGCATCTGCCACCAGCTCATGACCGAGGCGGGCTATGTGAAGCCCGGCGACTTGGTCTTCGGAACGGACAGCCACACGACAACCTACGGCTGTGTCGGTGCGTTTTCAACCGGCATCGGCTACACGGAGATGGCGGCGGTGCTCGGAACAGGCGAAATCTGGCTCCGCGTGCCGGAGACCATACGCATTGAAATCAACGGGAAACTCCCGGCAAATGTAATGTCGAAGGACGTGATACTCCGCATCATCGGGGACTTGACGGCGGCAGGCGCAACCTACCGCGCGCTCGAGTTTACCGGCGACACGGTAGAGGCAATGAGCCTCTCATCCCGCATGACCATGGCAAATATGGGAATTGAGGCGGGGGCAAAGTGTGCGCTCTTTGCCCCGGATGAGAAGACTGCGGAATATCTCGGAATCGAACTCACGGAAGCGGAGCGTGCCCTTGCGGGCGATGCGGATGCGCCCTGCGAGCGGGTACTTCGGTACCGTGCGGAGGACTTTGTGCCCGTCATGGCGCTGCCCTCGAATGTGGACCATGTCGCGCCGGTGAAGGAGCTTGTGCCCGTAGCCGTTGACCAGGTTTTCCTCGGTTCCTGCACGAACGGGCGGCTTGAGGACCTGATGGCGGCTGCGGAAGTGTTGAAGGGTAAGCACATTGCGCCCTTTGTGAAACTCATTGTGACCCCGGCCTCCCGGAAAATCTGGGAGGAGGCAGAGGCAAACGGTACCTTGGCAATTCTCTCGGCGGCGGGGGCCATGATTACCCATCCGTCCTGCGGACTCTGCTGCGGCCGCACCGGCGGTATCCTTTCGGACGGCGAGCGCGTGGTCGCGACGAATAACCGAAACTTTCTCGGCAGAATGGGTAGTTCCAAGGTGGAGATATATCTCGCGTCCCCGAAGACCGCGGCAGCCTCGGCGCTCGCGGGAAAACTTACGGAGGCAACATGTTAA